One region of Streptomyces rishiriensis genomic DNA includes:
- a CDS encoding DUF72 domain-containing protein — translation MTLYVGTSGWQYKDWKGVLYPAGVPVRRWLEEYTGHFATVEINNAFYRLPSRETFASWAERVPPDFVVAVKASRYLTHIKRLKDPEEPVHRLMTHAAGLGDRLGPVLLQLPPTLRADAGLLDACLSCFPSGTRVAVEPRHESWWTPDVREVLRARGAALCWADVLSRPVTPLWRTADWGYVRFHQGRAQPWPHYGRRALETWLDRIATTWAAGDGNDVYAYFNNDPGGAAVENAALFGRTAQRAGLSVTRTPGALTAHR, via the coding sequence ATGACGCTGTACGTCGGCACGTCCGGCTGGCAGTACAAGGACTGGAAGGGCGTCCTGTACCCGGCCGGCGTCCCCGTGCGGCGGTGGCTGGAGGAGTACACCGGGCACTTCGCCACCGTCGAGATCAACAACGCCTTCTACCGGCTGCCGTCGCGCGAGACCTTCGCCTCCTGGGCCGAGCGCGTCCCGCCGGACTTCGTGGTCGCGGTGAAGGCCAGCCGCTATCTGACCCACATCAAGCGGCTGAAGGACCCCGAGGAGCCGGTCCATCGCCTGATGACCCACGCGGCCGGTCTCGGCGACCGCCTCGGCCCGGTGCTGCTCCAGCTGCCGCCGACCCTGCGGGCCGACGCCGGGCTCCTGGACGCCTGTCTGTCCTGCTTCCCGTCGGGCACGCGCGTGGCGGTCGAACCGCGGCACGAGTCGTGGTGGACGCCCGATGTGCGGGAGGTCCTGCGGGCCCGGGGCGCGGCGCTGTGCTGGGCGGACGTCCTCTCCCGCCCGGTCACCCCGCTGTGGCGCACCGCGGACTGGGGGTACGTCCGCTTCCACCAGGGCCGTGCCCAGCCCTGGCCGCATTACGGCCGCCGGGCCCTGGAGACCTGGCTGGACCGCATCGCGACGACCTGGGCGGCCGGGGACGGGAACGACGTCTACGCCTACTTCAACAACGACCCCGGCGGCGCGGCGGTGGAGAACGCGGCGCTGTTCGGGCGGACGGCACAGCGGGCGGGGCTGAGCGTCACCCGTACACCGGGCGCGCTCACCGCACACCGCTGA
- a CDS encoding lytic polysaccharide monooxygenase auxiliary activity family 9 protein: MPARRKAAAVAAVASVGLIPAALTLLSAAPAAAHGSMGDPVSRVAQCYAEGPESPESAACGAAVAAGGTQALYDWNGIRIGDANGRHQELIPDGRLCSANNEEFRGLDLARTDWPATSVGSGSYTFKYRVTAPHKGTFKVYLTQAGYDPAEPLAWSDLDLEHPVATATDPVASGGFYTFSGTLPERSGKQLLYAVWQRSDSPEAFYSCSDVTFPGTGAGTGTEAGTGTGTGTAPSASAPSEEQIEDGADKSTIEHHGHGDDDAATTTDPTTGATAGPSAAAGSPVTANEPRAAGAGSGPGRSLAETGGDGGAPYLAVGGAAVLALGAALLFGSVRRRAMSGGRHGR, encoded by the coding sequence ATGCCCGCACGCCGCAAGGCTGCCGCCGTCGCCGCCGTCGCCTCCGTCGGGCTGATCCCGGCGGCCCTGACCCTGCTGTCCGCCGCGCCCGCGGCGGCGCACGGGTCGATGGGCGATCCGGTCAGCCGGGTCGCCCAGTGCTACGCGGAAGGTCCGGAGAGCCCGGAGTCGGCCGCGTGCGGGGCCGCGGTCGCGGCGGGCGGGACGCAGGCGCTGTACGACTGGAACGGCATCCGCATCGGCGACGCGAACGGCCGCCACCAGGAGCTGATCCCGGACGGCAGGCTGTGCAGCGCGAACAATGAGGAGTTCAGGGGCCTGGACCTGGCCCGCACCGACTGGCCGGCGACGAGCGTCGGCAGCGGCTCGTACACCTTCAAGTACCGCGTGACCGCCCCGCACAAGGGCACCTTCAAGGTCTATCTCACCCAGGCCGGTTACGACCCCGCCGAGCCGCTGGCCTGGTCCGACCTCGATCTGGAACACCCGGTGGCGACGGCCACCGACCCGGTCGCGTCGGGCGGCTTCTACACCTTCTCCGGGACCCTGCCCGAGCGTTCCGGCAAGCAGCTGCTGTACGCGGTCTGGCAGCGCTCGGACAGCCCGGAGGCGTTCTACTCCTGCTCGGACGTCACCTTCCCGGGCACCGGCGCGGGCACCGGCACGGAAGCGGGGACAGGGACCGGTACCGGTACCGCGCCGTCCGCCTCCGCACCCTCCGAGGAGCAGATCGAGGACGGTGCCGACAAGTCGACGATCGAGCACCACGGTCACGGAGACGACGACGCCGCCACGACGACGGACCCGACGACCGGTGCGACGGCCGGGCCGTCCGCCGCGGCCGGTTCGCCCGTCACGGCGAACGAGCCGAGGGCGGCCGGTGCCGGATCGGGTCCGGGCAGGAGCCTCGCCGAGACCGGCGGAGACGGCGGCGCCCCGTATCTCGCGGTGGGTGGCGCGGCCGTCCTGGCGCTGGGCGCGGCGCTGCTGTTCGGGTCGGTGCGCAGGCGGGCGATGAGCGGCGGACGGCACGGCCGCTGA
- a CDS encoding lipase family alpha/beta hydrolase, whose amino-acid sequence MLPWKRALRPLAALLLAAAAVTVPAAAAHADSTATASSSGWNDYRCKPSAAHPRPVVLVHGTFGNSIDNWLALAPYLTVRGYCVFSVDYGQLPGVPLFNGLGPIDKSAAQLSTFVDKVLAATGAAEADLVGHSQGGMMPRYYLKFLGGAAKVNALVGIAPDNHGTTLGGLANLLPYFPGAEDLLSAATPGLADQVAGSAFLTKLNAGGDTVAGVRYTVIATQFDEVVTPWRTQYLSGSDVHNVLLQDLCPVDLSEHVAIGLLDRIAFHEVANALDPARATATTCASVFS is encoded by the coding sequence ATGCTGCCCTGGAAACGCGCGCTCAGACCACTCGCCGCCCTGCTGCTGGCCGCCGCGGCCGTCACCGTCCCCGCCGCCGCGGCACACGCAGACTCCACCGCCACGGCCTCGTCGAGCGGCTGGAACGACTACCGCTGCAAGCCCTCAGCCGCCCACCCACGCCCCGTCGTCCTCGTGCACGGCACCTTCGGCAACTCGATCGACAACTGGCTGGCCCTCGCCCCCTATCTCACGGTCCGCGGATACTGCGTCTTCTCCGTCGACTACGGCCAACTGCCGGGCGTCCCGCTCTTCAACGGCCTCGGGCCCATCGACAAGTCGGCGGCGCAGCTGTCCACCTTCGTCGACAAGGTGCTCGCCGCGACCGGCGCCGCCGAGGCCGACCTCGTCGGCCACTCGCAGGGCGGCATGATGCCGCGCTACTACCTGAAGTTCCTCGGCGGCGCCGCCAAGGTCAACGCACTCGTCGGCATCGCCCCCGACAACCACGGCACCACGCTGGGCGGACTCGCCAACCTGCTGCCCTACTTCCCCGGCGCCGAGGACCTGCTCTCGGCCGCCACCCCCGGTCTCGCCGACCAGGTCGCCGGATCGGCCTTCCTCACCAAGCTCAACGCGGGGGGCGACACCGTCGCCGGCGTCCGCTACACGGTCATCGCCACCCAGTTCGACGAAGTGGTCACGCCGTGGCGCACCCAGTACCTCAGCGGATCCGACGTGCACAACGTCCTGCTCCAGGACCTGTGTCCGGTGGACCTCTCCGAGCACGTGGCGATCGGTCTGCTCGACCGGATCGCCTTCCACGAGGTGGCCAACGCGCTCGACCCGGCCCGCGCCACCGCCACCACCTGCGCGTCCGTCTTCAGCTGA
- a CDS encoding GNAT family N-acetyltransferase — protein sequence MTNQGIRPATAADVPAVKAVTDAAYTPYIERIGQAPQPMAADHAADVAAGKVFVTDEPPGGGGVAGLVVVEAFTDHLFLDSLAVRPDARGKGVGRRLLHFVDAHARALGLPEVRLYTNAMMWENQKIYPKYGYVVVERRVDGPYDRVHYRKRLD from the coding sequence ATGACGAACCAGGGGATCCGGCCTGCCACGGCGGCCGACGTACCGGCCGTGAAGGCAGTGACGGACGCGGCGTACACGCCGTACATCGAGCGCATCGGTCAGGCGCCGCAGCCCATGGCGGCGGACCACGCGGCCGATGTGGCCGCGGGGAAGGTGTTCGTGACCGACGAGCCGCCCGGGGGCGGCGGGGTGGCCGGCCTGGTGGTGGTCGAGGCGTTCACCGACCACCTGTTCCTCGACAGCCTCGCCGTCCGTCCCGACGCCCGCGGCAAGGGCGTCGGGCGGCGGCTGCTGCACTTCGTGGACGCGCACGCGCGGGCGCTGGGCCTGCCCGAGGTCAGGCTCTACACCAACGCGATGATGTGGGAGAACCAGAAGATCTACCCGAAGTACGGTTACGTGGTCGTGGAGCGGCGGGTGGACGGGCCGTACGACCGCGTCCACTACCGCAAGCGGCTCGACTGA
- a CDS encoding GntR family transcriptional regulator, whose translation MTLKIHIDESAAPYEQVRAQIAEQARSGALPVGYRLPTVRGLAESLGLAANTVAKAYRALEGDGVIETRGRNGTFVAAAGPAAEREAAGAAQAYAERVLRLGLSEEQASAAVRDALRAAYER comes from the coding sequence GTGACCTTGAAGATCCACATCGATGAGAGCGCCGCGCCCTACGAGCAGGTGCGGGCGCAGATCGCCGAGCAGGCGCGCTCGGGAGCGCTGCCGGTCGGTTACCGGCTGCCGACGGTGCGGGGGCTGGCCGAGTCGCTCGGCCTCGCCGCGAACACCGTCGCCAAGGCGTACCGGGCGCTGGAGGGGGACGGGGTGATCGAGACCCGGGGGCGCAACGGCACGTTCGTCGCGGCGGCCGGACCGGCGGCGGAGCGGGAGGCGGCCGGTGCCGCACAGGCCTACGCCGAGCGGGTGCTGCGGCTGGGACTCAGCGAGGAGCAGGCGTCGGCCGCCGTACGGGACGCCCTGCGCGCGGCCTACGAACGCTGA
- a CDS encoding DUF402 domain-containing protein, producing the protein MSVKPAEPVRPVDVVLVKGGRTKIRYTAGLLADDGTRITVRAPWAGDAVRDFGFVRFEAGDVFTEYYWRDRWYAVKEVRDATGALKGWYCDITRPATLSGGELVVEDLDLDLWRSADGTDVRRLDEDEFEESGLAERDPAAAAAAVTALDELEALATAEGGLESLLE; encoded by the coding sequence ATGTCCGTGAAACCGGCTGAGCCGGTGCGCCCGGTGGACGTCGTCCTCGTCAAGGGCGGCCGGACGAAGATCCGTTACACGGCCGGGCTGCTGGCCGACGACGGCACCCGGATCACCGTGCGCGCCCCCTGGGCCGGTGACGCCGTACGCGACTTCGGCTTCGTCCGCTTCGAGGCGGGTGACGTCTTCACCGAGTACTACTGGCGGGACCGCTGGTACGCGGTGAAGGAGGTCCGCGACGCGACGGGCGCCCTGAAGGGCTGGTACTGCGACATCACCCGCCCGGCCACCTTGTCGGGCGGCGAACTGGTCGTCGAGGACCTCGACCTGGACCTGTGGCGCTCCGCCGACGGGACGGACGTACGCCGGCTGGACGAGGACGAGTTCGAGGAGAGCGGGCTGGCGGAGCGGGACCCGGCGGCCGCGGCCGCCGCGGTGACCGCCCTCGACGAGCTGGAGGCGCTCGCCACCGCCGAGGGCGGCCTGGAGTCGCTGCTGGAGTGA
- a CDS encoding GNAT family N-acetyltransferase gives MTVIVRDLRPGTPADIEGFIRVRHRALPYVRFSPASVLHGLSLSRPDAHARKLVAVEDGEIIGTAQVGLARDSPEPGQGSLNVYVDPARSGRGAGTLLVRTAEEHLAAHGAVKLYAWVLDEPAHRAFAERHGYRSSRSAHFLRLDLAHASLPPLQDPPPGVELRTAAAFADDPRPLFALDAEAGSDEPGDIAAEFTDYAAWVDEYWEHPHLDRELTSVAVADGRPVAFSVAHTHDGLYTTGMTGTARDHRGRGLAKLVKNDSLHRARGAGYTEAYTGNDADNGPMLAINEWFGYEICATEVRHVRETG, from the coding sequence ATGACCGTCATCGTGCGCGACCTGCGCCCCGGGACGCCCGCCGACATCGAGGGCTTCATCCGGGTCCGGCACCGCGCCCTGCCCTATGTGCGCTTCAGCCCGGCCTCCGTGCTGCACGGCCTCTCGCTGTCCCGCCCCGACGCCCACGCCCGCAAACTGGTCGCCGTGGAGGACGGCGAGATCATCGGCACGGCCCAGGTGGGTCTCGCCCGGGACAGCCCGGAGCCCGGCCAGGGGTCCCTCAACGTGTACGTGGACCCGGCCCGCAGCGGGCGCGGCGCGGGCACCCTGCTGGTCCGCACCGCCGAGGAGCATCTGGCCGCCCACGGGGCGGTGAAGCTGTACGCCTGGGTCCTGGACGAGCCGGCCCATCGCGCCTTCGCCGAACGGCACGGCTACCGGTCGAGCCGCTCCGCGCACTTCCTCCGGCTGGACCTGGCCCACGCCTCGCTGCCGCCTCTCCAGGACCCGCCGCCCGGCGTCGAGCTGCGCACGGCCGCCGCCTTCGCCGACGACCCGCGTCCGCTGTTCGCCCTGGACGCGGAGGCGGGGTCGGACGAACCCGGCGACATCGCCGCCGAGTTCACGGACTACGCGGCCTGGGTCGACGAGTACTGGGAGCATCCCCATCTCGACCGGGAGCTGACCTCGGTCGCGGTGGCCGACGGCCGCCCCGTCGCCTTCAGCGTGGCCCACACCCACGACGGCCTCTACACCACGGGCATGACCGGCACCGCCCGCGACCACCGAGGCCGGGGCCTGGCGAAGCTCGTCAAGAACGACTCTCTGCACCGGGCCCGCGGCGCGGGGTACACGGAGGCGTACACGGGCAACGACGCGGACAACGGGCCGATGCTCGCGATCAACGAGTGGTTCGGGTACGAGATCTGCGCGACGGAGGTGCGGCATGTCCGTGAAACCGGCTGA
- a CDS encoding class I SAM-dependent methyltransferase: protein MRENSDEAIAPGVDWDAAATAFDEEPDHGLREPQVRAAWARRLCDWLPERGCDLLDLGCGTGSLSLLAAEQGHRVTGVDLSPAMIDLARAELAGRDAVSLLGDPGAPPVGEQRFDTLLVRHVLWTLPDPARALRHWRGLVRPGGRLVLVEGVWGSVAPVGIPADRLTALPAPLTDDTRVERLSEDAQLWGGAVADERYAVVATV, encoded by the coding sequence ATGAGGGAAAACAGTGACGAAGCGATCGCGCCGGGTGTCGACTGGGACGCGGCGGCGACCGCCTTCGACGAGGAGCCGGACCACGGTCTGCGCGAACCCCAGGTGCGCGCCGCCTGGGCCCGGCGGCTGTGCGACTGGCTGCCCGAGCGCGGCTGTGACCTCCTCGACCTGGGCTGCGGCACCGGGAGCCTGTCGCTCCTCGCGGCCGAGCAGGGACACCGGGTGACGGGCGTCGACCTGTCCCCGGCCATGATCGACCTGGCCCGCGCCGAGCTCGCCGGGCGTGACGCGGTGTCCCTCCTCGGTGACCCGGGGGCGCCGCCGGTCGGTGAGCAGCGCTTCGACACCCTGCTCGTACGGCATGTGCTGTGGACCCTGCCCGACCCGGCCCGGGCCCTGCGGCACTGGCGTGGCCTGGTGCGGCCCGGTGGGCGGCTCGTGCTGGTCGAGGGCGTGTGGGGGAGTGTCGCCCCGGTCGGCATACCGGCGGACCGGCTCACCGCTCTGCCGGCCCCGCTGACCGACGACACGCGCGTCGAGCGGCTGTCGGAGGACGCGCAGCTGTGGGGCGGGGCCGTGGCGGACGAGCGGTACGCGGTGGTGGCGACGGTGTGA